From Triticum urartu cultivar G1812 chromosome 2, Tu2.1, whole genome shotgun sequence, a single genomic window includes:
- the LOC125536378 gene encoding uncharacterized protein LOC125536378 isoform X2, translating into MAPKEQRLHPDLFKVTHQKVVDAIRANMPNQTSYDQIKIIQLSCEPTDEELLTFYAEVHNHLLEVASLCIDKNADFFAPEEGFVEGFVPEIAEGLPVLRLQTKNISYFIVEFVGPGEPRLQFAVRHDNLYCVGFRVLSANDNAKTKAWSSFGDVSLLKCAAFPNVEASRLSESYKSSPGDAIIWKVTIEMSA; encoded by the exons ATGGCCCCCAAGGAGCAAAGACTTCACCCTGATCTGTTCAAGGTGACCCACCAGAAGGTGGTTGATGCCATCAGGGCAAACATGCCTAATCAGACCTCATATGAT CAAATTAAGATTATCCAACTCAGCTGCGAGCCAACAGATGAAGAATTGTTGACGTTTTATGCGGAGGTCCATAATCACCTATTGGAGGTGGCTTCCCTTTGTATTGACAAGAATGCGGATTTCTTTGCTCCAGAGGAGGGATTCGTGGAAGGCTTTGTTCCTGAGATTGCAGAAGGACTACCAGTGTTAAGGCTTCAAACTAAG aatatatcatatttcattgttgAGTTTGTTGGTCCTGGAGAACCACGCCTGCAATTTGCTGTTCGCCATGACAACCTGTACTGTGTCGGTTTCCGGGTGTTGTCTGCAAATGATAACGCAAAAACCAAAGCTTGGTCCTCTTTTGGTGATGTTAGTCTTTTGAAGTGTGCTGCATTTCCGAATGTTGAGGCATCTAGATTGTCAGAGAGCTATAAATCTTC GCCTGGCGATGCAATTATCTGGAAGGTAACCATTGAAATGTCTGCATAA
- the LOC125536378 gene encoding uncharacterized protein LOC125536378 isoform X1, whose translation MAPKEQRLHPDLFKVTHQKVVDAIRANMPNQTSYDQIKIIQLSCEPTDEELLTFYAEVHNHLLEVASLCIDKNADFFAPEEGFVEGFVPEIAEGLPVLRLQTKNISYFIVEFVGPGEPRLQFAVRHDNLYCVGFRVLSANDNAKTKAWSSFGDVSLLKCAAFPNVEASRLSESYKSSKSVRIYPKVFPRIYMYFSKYTCTSAVAVGELLKDTLFVVASF comes from the exons ATGGCCCCCAAGGAGCAAAGACTTCACCCTGATCTGTTCAAGGTGACCCACCAGAAGGTGGTTGATGCCATCAGGGCAAACATGCCTAATCAGACCTCATATGAT CAAATTAAGATTATCCAACTCAGCTGCGAGCCAACAGATGAAGAATTGTTGACGTTTTATGCGGAGGTCCATAATCACCTATTGGAGGTGGCTTCCCTTTGTATTGACAAGAATGCGGATTTCTTTGCTCCAGAGGAGGGATTCGTGGAAGGCTTTGTTCCTGAGATTGCAGAAGGACTACCAGTGTTAAGGCTTCAAACTAAG aatatatcatatttcattgttgAGTTTGTTGGTCCTGGAGAACCACGCCTGCAATTTGCTGTTCGCCATGACAACCTGTACTGTGTCGGTTTCCGGGTGTTGTCTGCAAATGATAACGCAAAAACCAAAGCTTGGTCCTCTTTTGGTGATGTTAGTCTTTTGAAGTGTGCTGCATTTCCGAATGTTGAGGCATCTAGATTGTCAGAGAGCTATAAATCTTC CAAATCAGTGCGAATATACCCCAAGGTTTTCCCACGAATATATATGTACTTCTCCAAATACACTTGCACTTCTGCTGTAGCTGTTGGGGAATTGTTAAAAGACACATtgtttgttgttgcaagtttctAA